In a single window of the Pyrococcus sp. NA2 genome:
- a CDS encoding 2-oxoacid:ferredoxin oxidoreductase subunit gamma, producing the protein MRREILIGGFGGQGVILASVILGRAAAVYEGYYAVQTQAYGPESRGGASRAEVVISDEPIDYPKVIEPDYAILLSQQAYDKYLGLVKDGGLVIIEEDLVPHRNKEREKGKNIYPYPLTRIAEETTGLSLTMNILTLGLFVGLTGIVKKESIKKAVLDAVPKGTEEINLRALSKGFELAKGL; encoded by the coding sequence TTGAGAAGGGAGATTCTGATAGGAGGATTCGGAGGTCAAGGTGTAATACTTGCAAGTGTCATTCTAGGAAGGGCTGCTGCCGTTTATGAAGGGTATTATGCGGTTCAGACTCAAGCCTATGGTCCAGAGTCCAGAGGAGGAGCGAGTAGGGCGGAGGTTGTTATAAGCGATGAACCAATAGACTATCCAAAGGTAATAGAGCCCGATTATGCTATCCTATTAAGCCAGCAGGCTTATGATAAGTATCTGGGCCTCGTAAAGGATGGAGGGTTAGTTATAATAGAGGAAGATTTAGTTCCCCACAGGAATAAGGAAAGGGAGAAGGGGAAGAATATATATCCATATCCCCTTACGAGGATAGCTGAGGAGACAACTGGACTTAGCTTAACGATGAACATCTTAACTCTCGGCCTCTTCGTTGGCCTAACTGGTATAGTGAAAAAGGAGAGCATCAAAAAAGCCGTTCTTGACGCAGTTCCAAAGGGAACTGAAGAAATCAATTTAAGAGCTCTTAGCAAGGGTTTTGAACTAGCTAAGGGTCTCTAA
- a CDS encoding 2-oxoacid:ferredoxin oxidoreductase subunit beta, whose amino-acid sequence MRLVSAYEIRDKYLRKDMLPTIFCPGCGIGSVLQYTLRAIDELKLDPDKIVWVSGIGCSSRVPGFVNFDGLHTTHGRALAFATGIKLANPELKIIAFMGDGDAAAIGGNHFIHAIRRNLDVTVILINNFTYGMTGGQVAPTTPKGLRGTTAPYGQFENPFDIAQLAVAAGANYVARWTVFNYIQGINSIKKALQKEGFSLVEFLSPCPISFGRRNRMKTAPEIIKWYQKITVPIEKAKKMKPEELEGKIIIGEFVDRDRPGLVREYEEYKKRAKKMMGWEV is encoded by the coding sequence GTGAGACTAGTCTCAGCTTACGAGATCAGGGATAAGTATCTTAGAAAGGACATGCTTCCAACGATCTTTTGTCCTGGTTGTGGGATAGGCTCCGTACTTCAATACACCTTAAGGGCTATAGATGAGTTGAAACTTGATCCAGATAAGATAGTTTGGGTGAGTGGCATCGGATGTTCTTCGAGAGTTCCCGGATTTGTCAACTTTGATGGTCTCCACACAACCCATGGAAGGGCTTTGGCATTCGCCACTGGAATAAAGTTGGCAAATCCAGAGCTCAAGATAATAGCCTTCATGGGAGATGGAGACGCTGCAGCAATAGGCGGGAACCACTTCATACATGCGATAAGGAGGAACCTCGACGTTACCGTCATACTAATCAATAACTTCACGTATGGAATGACGGGAGGACAGGTTGCTCCAACTACGCCAAAGGGGTTGAGGGGAACTACCGCTCCCTATGGTCAATTCGAGAATCCATTTGATATAGCCCAGCTAGCTGTTGCAGCTGGAGCAAACTATGTGGCAAGATGGACAGTCTTCAACTACATACAGGGAATTAATAGCATAAAGAAGGCCCTTCAGAAAGAGGGGTTCAGCTTAGTGGAGTTCCTCTCTCCATGCCCGATAAGCTTTGGAAGAAGGAACAGGATGAAGACGGCGCCAGAGATAATAAAGTGGTATCAGAAGATAACCGTTCCAATAGAAAAGGCCAAGAAGATGAAACCAGAGGAGCTTGAGGGCAAAATAATCATTGGAGAATTCGTTGATAGGGATAGGCCCGGTTTAGTTAGAGAATATGAGGAATACAAGAAGAGGGCCAAGAAGATGATGGGGTGGGAAGTTTGA
- a CDS encoding 2-oxoacid:acceptor oxidoreductase subunit alpha, translating into MKYPFPVGTADFIQGDEAIARAAILAGCRFYAGYPITPASEIFEAMALYMPLVDGVVIQMEDEIASIAAIIGASWAGVKAMTATSGPGFSLMQENIGYAVMTETPIVIVDVQRGGPSTGQPTLPSQGDIMQSIWGTHGDHSLIVLSPSTVQEAFDFTIRAFNLAEKYRTPVILLSDAEVGHMRERVYIPNPDEIEIVNRKLPQNEEEAELPFGDPHGDGVPPMPIFGKGYRTYVTGLTHDERGRPRTVEREVHERIIRRIVEKIEKNKKDIFDYEVKEIEDAEIAIITTGIVARSALRAVRDLRREGIRAGLVKINTIWPFDFEFIEKIAEKVERIYVPEMNLGQLYHLVREGANGKAEVKLISKIGGEVHTPVEIVEFIRRDMR; encoded by the coding sequence ATGAAATATCCATTTCCTGTAGGAACAGCAGATTTCATCCAGGGAGATGAGGCCATAGCCAGAGCTGCAATTCTTGCCGGTTGTCGTTTCTATGCAGGTTATCCAATAACACCTGCAAGTGAGATATTTGAGGCCATGGCTCTCTACATGCCGCTTGTTGATGGTGTTGTGATTCAGATGGAGGATGAGATAGCCAGCATAGCTGCAATAATTGGGGCCTCTTGGGCCGGAGTTAAGGCCATGACAGCTACTTCTGGTCCCGGCTTTAGCCTAATGCAGGAGAACATAGGTTACGCTGTAATGACTGAAACTCCTATAGTGATAGTGGACGTGCAAAGGGGAGGTCCTTCAACTGGCCAACCAACTTTACCATCCCAGGGAGATATAATGCAGTCAATATGGGGAACTCACGGGGATCATTCCCTGATAGTTCTAAGCCCGTCAACAGTTCAGGAAGCCTTCGATTTCACGATAAGAGCATTTAACTTAGCAGAAAAGTACAGAACGCCGGTGATATTGCTAAGCGATGCTGAAGTAGGACACATGAGGGAGAGAGTCTACATTCCAAATCCTGATGAGATAGAGATAGTTAACAGAAAGTTACCCCAGAATGAGGAAGAGGCTGAGCTACCCTTCGGGGATCCTCATGGAGATGGAGTACCACCAATGCCTATCTTTGGAAAGGGTTACAGGACTTATGTTACTGGTCTAACCCACGACGAAAGGGGGAGACCGAGAACCGTCGAGCGGGAAGTTCATGAGAGGATAATAAGGAGGATAGTGGAAAAGATTGAGAAGAACAAGAAAGACATATTTGACTATGAGGTTAAGGAAATTGAGGATGCAGAGATCGCGATAATAACAACAGGGATAGTTGCTAGGTCAGCTCTAAGAGCTGTCAGGGATCTTAGAAGGGAAGGAATTAGGGCTGGACTCGTAAAGATAAACACGATCTGGCCCTTCGATTTTGAGTTCATTGAGAAGATAGCGGAGAAGGTTGAGAGAATTTACGTTCCTGAGATGAATCTTGGACAGCTCTACCATCTAGTTAGAGAAGGGGCAAATGGTAAGGCTGAGGTTAAACTGATCAGCAAGATTGGTGGAGAGGTTCACACTCCAGTTGAGATCGTTGAATTCATAAGGAGGGATATGAGGTGA
- a CDS encoding 2-oxoacid:ferredoxin oxidoreductase subunit gamma, giving the protein MQIRFAGIGGQGVVLAGVILGEAAAIEGLKVLQTQDYSSASRGGHSIADVIISEEEIYDLMVTNADVLVALHQLGYETAKSKLKPDGLLIIDTDLVKPDREFVGAPFTRIAEETTGLALTVNMVALGYLIAKTRIVKPESVEEAIRRRVPRGTEEINIKAFRKGLEVGSK; this is encoded by the coding sequence ATGCAGATCAGATTTGCAGGAATTGGAGGTCAAGGAGTTGTTTTAGCTGGTGTCATCCTGGGAGAAGCTGCTGCTATAGAAGGACTTAAGGTTCTTCAAACCCAGGACTACAGTTCAGCATCAAGGGGAGGGCACTCAATTGCCGATGTTATAATCTCTGAGGAGGAGATATATGACCTGATGGTTACCAACGCCGATGTCCTCGTTGCTCTACATCAGTTAGGTTATGAAACGGCAAAGTCAAAGCTTAAGCCTGATGGATTGCTGATAATAGATACAGATCTCGTTAAGCCAGATAGAGAGTTCGTTGGAGCTCCATTCACTAGGATAGCTGAGGAAACGACAGGATTGGCTTTAACAGTGAATATGGTGGCTTTAGGTTATTTGATAGCAAAAACAAGAATCGTGAAACCTGAGAGCGTTGAAGAAGCTATAAGGAGGAGAGTTCCTAGAGGGACTGAGGAGATAAACATAAAGGCATTTAGAAAGGGGTTAGAGGTGGGTTCCAAATGA